In bacterium, the genomic stretch GGCGGCACGAGTAGCGGTGCACCCGCCGGAAGCACGCGAATCAACTGGACCAGGGAGGCGAGTGTACCCGGTAGCGGCAGCTCGGGAGTGACAGCGCTCTGGATCCCACCAAAGAGCTCCATCAGCTCCTCGGCAAGGGGACGCGGGCGGGGGTACTGCACGAGCACCACGGGCGCATCGTCTTCCAGGTCGACGAGTCGTTTGCCCTCGACCACGGCGTCACGTAGCCCGCCTAGCGAATCGACCAGACCGATCTCCAATGCCTGAGCGCCCGTCCAGACCCGACCCTGAGCAATGGCATCGACCGCGTCCCGTTCCAGGTCGCGCCCTTCCGCCACGCGTTCCAGGAAGAGCTCGTAGACGCCTTCGACATCGTCCCGCAGCACGGCACGAGTCTCCTCCGAGAGTGGCTCCGATCCGAGCAGCAGGCCTGCGTGGGGGCCGCGGGTGATCGTCTCGACACCCACGCCGAGTTTCTCGAGCAAGCCACCGATCACCGGGCGAAGCACGAACACGCCGATCGAACCCGTATAGGTCGTATGGTGGGAGACGATCTTGTCCGCGCCAGCCGCGACGTAGTAGCCACCGGAAGCAGCCATGTCGGACATCGAGGCAATCACGGGTTTCCCGGTCTTGCGCACGTCCTGCACGGCCTGCCAGACGATATCCGAGGCCAGAGCCGAGCCGCCCGGGCTGTTGATCCGAAAGATGATCGCCTGGACTTCCGGATCCTCGGAGGCTTCGCGAAGAGCCTTCGCCACCGTATCCGATGCCAGCACCGGCGAGCCGCCGGCGGCGTACTGGCCCTTGCCGATCAACACCGGGCCCGAGCCGTGCACCAGGGCAAAGGTGGCCTCGGGCTCGAAATCGAGCGCGTCCAGACCGACCTGGGCGTAGTCGGAAGCTTCGACGATCGGCTGGTCTGCGAAGCCCTCCATGAGTGCCGTCCAGGTCTGGACCTCGTCGATCAGGCCGAGCTGAATCATCGGCCCGCCGCCGGTGGGTGCCTGATCGATCGCCTTCTCGACGGCGCTGGTCTCGAGCCCGCGGCCTTCTGCAACGACTGCGAGGAAGCGCTCCTGGATCGAATCGACCAGGGCCTCCTGCATCTCGCGGGCAGGGCCCGACATCTCCTTCGCGGCGTAGCTCTCGACTGCGCTCTTGTAGCGCCCGATGCGCTCGTACTCGATCTCGACGCCCAGCTTCTCGAACAGGCCGCCCAGGAAGAGGTACTCACCGGCAAGCCCGACGAAGGGGTTGCGATGGCCCGGCGCTGCCACGATGTGCTGGGCGCCGGTCGCAACCACGTAGGACCCGTTGCCGAAGCCTTCGACCTCGAGGTATGCGACGGTCTTGCGACCGGCGTCGGCAAGCCGTGCGATGGCATCGCGGATCTCCTCCACCCGGCCCCAGCCGAGCGCCAGACTGCGAATGCGGAACACGACCGTATCCACCCGGTCGTCCCGCTCCAGCTTCGCCAGCTCACCGAGCAGCGACGTCAATGAGCCTTCACCTCCGCCGGTGAGCCGCGCCAGAAGCGGATTTGCCGGAGCGTCCGCGTAGCTGCCTTGGAGTTGGATCACCACCACGCTGCCAGGCTCGACGCCCATCGGCCGGGTCTCGAACCAGAAGGCCG encodes the following:
- the sppA gene encoding signal peptide peptidase SppA, with translation MSRAKGWILGVLLVAVLAAFWFETRPMGVEPGSVVVIQLQGSYADAPANPLLARLTGGGEGSLTSLLGELAKLERDDRVDTVVFRIRSLALGWGRVEEIRDAIARLADAGRKTVAYLEVEGFGNGSYVVATGAQHIVAAPGHRNPFVGLAGEYLFLGGLFEKLGVEIEYERIGRYKSAVESYAAKEMSGPAREMQEALVDSIQERFLAVVAEGRGLETSAVEKAIDQAPTGGGPMIQLGLIDEVQTWTALMEGFADQPIVEASDYAQVGLDALDFEPEATFALVHGSGPVLIGKGQYAAGGSPVLASDTVAKALREASEDPEVQAIIFRINSPGGSALASDIVWQAVQDVRKTGKPVIASMSDMAASGGYYVAAGADKIVSHHTTYTGSIGVFVLRPVIGGLLEKLGVGVETITRGPHAGLLLGSEPLSEETRAVLRDDVEGVYELFLERVAEGRDLERDAVDAIAQGRVWTGAQALEIGLVDSLGGLRDAVVEGKRLVDLEDDAPVVLVQYPRPRPLAEELMELFGGIQSAVTPELPLPGTLASLVQLIRVLPAGAPLLVPPGLMEVH